The DNA region GCGGATCGAGGTGGTCGGCACGGCCGCCGGCTCCGGCGGGTTCGCGCTGCCGTTGAGCTGCACCGCGGACGACGCTGTGGTCTGCATCGGGGTCTCCTCCTTCATGTCTGCGCTCTCCGCCAGAAGGCATCGAAGAGGTCGAACGCCGCCGTGGCGGCGGCGTCCGCGTGGTCGCGGCCGTCCTCGAGCAGCTGCTCGCGGTCGGCGACGCTCAGGTCTTCCAGGCGCGCGTCCTCGGCGTGCGCCCACTGCATGACGATGTCGATCGTGCTCTCGGGGTGGAACTGGACACCGAGGTGGCGCCCGTGGGCGAAGGCCTGGACGCCCGCGGGCGAGGACGCGAGCTGCTGCGCGCCGGGCGGCAGCGTGAAGCGGTCGAAGTGCCACTGCAGCCAGGGGCCTTCGGGGATCTGCTCCGTGTCGGTGGAGTCGATCCGGTGCCAGGCGATCTCGCGCCTGGGCGCGGTCTCGACGGTCCCGCCGAGCGCGCTGGAGAGCATCTGGCCGCCGAAGCAGAGGCCGAGCACGGGGATGTCCTGCGCGACGGCGTCCTGCAGGTACCCCAACTCGGCGGCGACTTCCGGGACGTCCGTGTCGTTGGGGTTGTGCGGCGAGCCGAGCGAGGCGATGAACAACTGACCGTTGAGCTCGGGCAGCGGCGCGCCGTGCTTGGCGTGGTGGACGTCGTAGGCGATGCCGCGCGCGTCGGCCCACTCGGCGAGCAGGCCGGGCGGGCCCCAGTCGCCGTGCTGCAAGAACAAGGCCTTGCTCTGACTCACGCCGCCACCGCCTCGGTCGCGAGCTGGCGGCGGTAGGCCGCGAGCTTCTTGGCGTTGTTGAAGGCGATGGCGCCGACGAGGCGGCCGGAGGCGTCGCGGGCCTCGGCGATCAGCCGCGGGCCGTCCTCCTCGACGATCTCCAGCGTCGCGGCGCGGGCCGGGAAGCCGACGGCCTGGATCTTGATGTCGTACTGGTCGGACCAGAAGTACGGCGGTGCGACGTGGCCGCTGCGCTCGCCCGCGTTGGCCATCACGTTGCGTCCGGCCAGCGCGCCGTGCTCGGCGGCGACCGTCCAGTGCTCGACGCGCACGACGTCGCCGCCCGCGAGCGGGTGCGGCCAGGAGACGACGTCGCCCGCGGCCAAGATGTCGTCGTCGTTGACCGACGTGAGCGTGCCGTCGCAGAGGATGCCGCCGCGCTCGTCGAGCGCAAGGCCGGAGTCCTGCAGCCACTCGGTGTTGGGGATCGCGCCGAGCGCCACCAGCACGGCCTCGGCGTCGACGCGGTCGCCGCCGGCGAGCGTGACGCCCGCGGCGTCGACCGCCGCGACGCCCTCGCCGAGGCGCAGGTCGACCCCGTGCTCGCGGTGCAGCTGGGCCGCGCGGGCGCCGAGCTCCGGCCCGAGCGGCAGCAGCGGCTGCGCCGCGACGTCGATCAGCGTCACCGCGACGCCCGCCCTGCGCGCGGTCGCCGCGACCTCGCAGCCGACGAACCCGGCGCCGACGATCGCGATCCGCGACGGCCTGGCGTCGAGCGCGGCGCGCAGCGCCAGGGCGTCCTCCACCCCGCGCAGCGTGTGCACGCCGTCGACCTGATCCGGCCAGGTCCGCGCGCGGGCGCCGGTGGCGACGATCAGGCGGTCGTAGTTGATGGTCTCGCCGTCGGCCAAGGCAAGGACCTTGCCCTCCCGGTCGAGCCCGGTCGCCGCGGCGCCCAGGCGCCACTCGCAGTCGACCGCGTCGGCACCCGGGAACGCGCAGTCGGCGTGCTCCTGCTCGCCCGCGAGCAACTGCTTGCTCAACGGCGGCCGCGTGTACGGCAGGTGCGCCTCGTCACCGACGACGACCAGCGTGCCGGTGTGGCCCGCCGAGCGCACGGCCTGCGCGGCGCGGAGCCCCGCGAGCGAGGCACCGACGATGACGACGCGGTCGGGCACGTCCTAGCCCTCGATGCGGATCGCCATCATGGGGCACGCGTTGACCGCGGCCTCCACGTCGGCGCGGCGCGACTCGTCGACGTCTTCCTTCCAGACGAGGACGTCGTCGTCGCCCAGCTCGAAGATGTCGGGCGCCGGGAAGACGCACTCCCCGTGCGACTGGCACAGGTTCATGTCCACGTGGACCTTCATCAGACCTTGCTCCTCTCGGCAGCCATGCGCTCGGCCTCGTCCTCGGGGATCGCGAGCGCGACGTGCAGGGTGTTGGCCGACGTCTCCATCTGGTCGCCGACCTGGGTGAGGTCGACGTCCCAGTCGACCACGGTGCTCTCGACGCGGCCGAGGCCGCTGATCTCGACGGCGACGACGTCGCCGACGTCCATCGGCCGCGAGTTGGCCGGCGTGCCGCTCAGGATCACGTCGCCCGGCTCCAGCGTGATCAGCCGGTTGAGGTCGGCGAGCTGGTAGGCGACGCCCCAGATCAGGTCGTCGGCCGTCGCCTGCTGGACCACCTCGCCGTTCAAGGTGGTGGTCAACTCGAAGTTGGTGGGGTCGAACTCGCTCGCGGGCACGACCTCCGGGCCGATCGGCAGGAAGCCGTCCTGGCCCTTGACGCGCAGCATCGCGCCGCGGTCGGCGTGGCGGAAGTCGTGCAGCCCGACGTCGTTGGCCGGCGCGTAGCCCGCCACGTGGTCGAGGACGTCGTCGACGCCGACGCCCTTCATGCGCTTGCCGATCACGACGGCCAGCTCGCCCTCGTAGTTGAGGAACTCGGCGCCGTGGGGGCGGTTGATCGTCCCGCGGTGGCCGTTGAGCGTCGTCGGCGGCTTCATGAAGTACGACGGCGCGGGCGGCGTGTTGGCCCTGTACTCGTCGACCCGCGAGCGGTACGTCAGGTGCACCGCGATGATCTTCGACGGCGTCACCGGCGCCAGGTAGGTGGCGTCGGCCTCGGCCAGGCGGCGGCCGTCGTCCAACACGATCTCGTCGCCCTCGCGGCGGCCCCAGGCAGGGGTGCCCTCGACGTCGACCCGGACTCTCCTCGCAGCGGTCACGGGCGGCAGGATGCTCTTCCCGCGAATCGTCTTACAACAGCAACTTGCGCACGATTATGCGCGTGGCGCGATAGATTGACTGTGATGGACCTCCGCCAGCTGCGCTACTTCGTCGCCGTCGCCGAGGAGCTGCACTTCTCGCGCGCCGCCGCGCGGCTGCGGCTCGCGCAGTCCGCGCTGAGCTCGCAGATCCGCCAGCTGGAGCGGGAGATCGGCGGCCCGCTGTTCGCCCGCAGCACCCGTCGCGTCGAGCTGACGCCGGCCGGCGAGCAGCTGCTGGAGGACGCCCACGAGCTGCTCGCCGCGGCCGACGGCGCGATGGACCGCGCCCGCGCCCTGGCGCGCGGCGAAGTCGGACTGCTGACCATTGGGTCTCTCGGACCCGCGCCGGGCGAGATCCTCGCGCCGCTGCTGGCCCGCTTCAACGGGCGCCATCCGAACCTGCGCGTCGAGATCCGGGCCTTCGACTTCAGCGACATGGCCGACGGGCTGCGCAACCCGCACGCCGACCTCGCGTTCCTGTACCTGCCGCTCGACGATCCCGACCTGGAGATCACGCCGCTGAGCAGGGCGCCGCGGACGGTCGTGATGGCCCGGTCGCATCCGCTGGCGACGCGGAGGTCGCTGAGCCCGGCCGACCTCGCCGACGAGACGTTCATCGTCCAGCCGGAGTCGGTCCCGCAGGCGTGGCGCGACCACTGGTTGCTGGTCAAGGAGAACGGCAGGCGGCCGCAGACGTGCCCGCACACCGCCGACAAGCTCGAGGACTGGCTGCACCTGATCGCCAGCGGCGCCGGGCTCGACACCGCGCCCGCGGTGATCGCCAACTACTTCCCGTGGCCGACGATCGCGTACGTGCCGCTCGTCGACGCCGAGCCCTCGACGCTCGCGATCGCCCGCCGCCGCGACGACGACAACCCGCTCGTGACCGAGCTGATCGACCTCGTCCTGGAGATCACGACCCTCCAGGTCGGCGAGCTGGCCTCCGCCTGACGGGTGGCGACCCCGCCGATCGGCGGGTTGCGGCGGCAGCGCGATGGCGTGCGCGACACGCTGGGGGCGATGCCCACGGCTCTCCTCCGCACCGACGACCTGCCCGCCCCCGCCGTCGCGCCCGCGCGGCGCGTCCGCTGGGCGGGCATCGCCGGCCTCGGTGCCGCGCTGCCCGCGGAGTCGGTCCCGGTGGCCGACGTCGCGGCCCGCGTCGGCGTCGAGCCGGAGTGGATCACGCGCCGCACCGGGATCCACGCCCTGCGGCGGCTGCCGCAGGACGGGACGCTGTGCGATCTCGGCGAGGCCGCCGCCCGTGAAGCGCTGGCCGACGCCGGCGTCGAGGCGTCCGAGCTGGACGCCGTCCTGGTCGCCACCGCGTCGGCCGACGCCGTGATGCCGTGCGCGGCGCCGCTGATCGCCGGCCGTCTCGGCGCGGGGCGCGCGATGGCGTGGGACGTCAACCTCGCGTGCACCGGCTTCCTCGCCGGGTTGGAGCAGGGCGCGGCGCTGATCGAGTCCGGCCGCGCGAAGTGCGTGTTGTTGATCGCCGCCGACGCGCTCGGCCGCTTCACCGACCACGACGACCGCAAGACCGCGGCGCTGTTCGCCGACGGCGCCGGTGCCGTCGTCCTGACCGCCGGTGCCGGCATGCGCCTCGGCGCATCCACGCTGTGGTCCGAGCCCGACGAGGCCGGCGCGCTGGTCGTCGGCCACGACGATCGCCTGGTCCGGATGGACGGCCAGGCCGTCTTCGCCCGCGCGGTCGACGGCATGGAGCGTTGTTGTCGCATGGTCCTGGCCGACGCCGGCCTGCATGTCAATGACATCGACCTGGTCGTCCCCCACCAGGCCAACGCCCGCATCACCCGCACGCTGTCCGAGCGCCTGTCGCTGCCCGCCGACCGCGTCGCCGACACCATCGCCCAGGTCGGCAACACCGGCGCCGCCTCCATCCCCCTCGCCCTCCACACCGCCCGCACCGAAGGCCGCATCCCGGCCCCCGGCGGCCTGATGCTCTTCACCGCCTTCGGCGCCGGCTTCGCTGCCGGCGCCGTCCTCGTCGAGTCCTGACCGCCGCGCCGGCTGTCAAGCTGGCGCGCCATGGAGATCCTGCGTACCCCGGACGAGCGGTTCGAGGGGCTTGAGGGCTGGGCTCATGAGAGCCGGTATGCCGAGGTCGGCGATGGTGGGCTGCGGATGGCCTACGTCGACGAAGGCCCGCGCGACGGGCGCCCGGTGCTGCTGCTGCACGGCGAGCCGTCGTGGTCGTACCTGTACCGGTCGATGATCGCGCCGCTGGCGGACGCGGGGCTGCGGGTGATCGCGCCGGACCTGATCGGCTTCGGCCGCTCCGACAAGCCGGCCGCGCGCGAGGACTACACCTACGCGAGCCACATGATGTGGTTGACGCGGCTGGTTGTTGATGTCCTTGACTTGCAGGACGTCACGCTCTTCGGCCAGGACTGGGGCGGGCTGCTCGGCCTCCGGCTCGCTGCCGAGCAGGAGGACCGGTTCGCCGCGATCGTCGCGTCGAACACGTTCCTGCCGACCGGGGACCGCGACCTCGGCGAGGGCTTCGAGCGCTGGCGCGACTTCGCGCTGTCGGTCCCGGAGTTCCCGGTCGGCGTGATCGTCAACGGCGGCACCGGCCGCGACCTCAGTCCCGCCGAGATCGCCGCCTACGACGCGCCGTTCCCGGACGAGTCCTACAAGTCGGGCGCGCGCCGCTTCCCGGCGCTCGTCCCCGCCTCGCCGGAGGACCCGGCCGCGCCCGCCAACCGCGCGGCCTGGGAGGTCCTCGACCGCTGGCAGAAGCCGTTCGTCTGCGCGTTCGGCGACCAGGACCCGATCACGCGCGGCGCCGACCGCGTCCTGCGCGAGCGGATCCCGGGCGCCGCCGGGCAGCCGCACGAGACGCTGACCGGCGCCGCCCACTTCTCGCAGGAGGACGCGGG from Conexibacter woesei Iso977N includes:
- a CDS encoding type 1 glutamine amidotransferase; its protein translation is MSQSKALFLQHGDWGPPGLLAEWADARGIAYDVHHAKHGAPLPELNGQLFIASLGSPHNPNDTDVPEVAAELGYLQDAVAQDIPVLGLCFGGQMLSSALGGTVETAPRREIAWHRIDSTDTEQIPEGPWLQWHFDRFTLPPGAQQLASSPAGVQAFAHGRHLGVQFHPESTIDIVMQWAHAEDARLEDLSVADREQLLEDGRDHADAAATAAFDLFDAFWRRAQT
- a CDS encoding NAD(P)/FAD-dependent oxidoreductase; translated protein: MPDRVVIVGASLAGLRAAQAVRSAGHTGTLVVVGDEAHLPYTRPPLSKQLLAGEQEHADCAFPGADAVDCEWRLGAAATGLDREGKVLALADGETINYDRLIVATGARARTWPDQVDGVHTLRGVEDALALRAALDARPSRIAIVGAGFVGCEVAATARRAGVAVTLIDVAAQPLLPLGPELGARAAQLHREHGVDLRLGEGVAAVDAAGVTLAGGDRVDAEAVLVALGAIPNTEWLQDSGLALDERGGILCDGTLTSVNDDDILAAGDVVSWPHPLAGGDVVRVEHWTVAAEHGALAGRNVMANAGERSGHVAPPYFWSDQYDIKIQAVGFPARAATLEIVEEDGPRLIAEARDASGRLVGAIAFNNAKKLAAYRRQLATEAVAA
- a CDS encoding LysR substrate-binding domain-containing protein — translated: MDLRQLRYFVAVAEELHFSRAAARLRLAQSALSSQIRQLEREIGGPLFARSTRRVELTPAGEQLLEDAHELLAAADGAMDRARALARGEVGLLTIGSLGPAPGEILAPLLARFNGRHPNLRVEIRAFDFSDMADGLRNPHADLAFLYLPLDDPDLEITPLSRAPRTVVMARSHPLATRRSLSPADLADETFIVQPESVPQAWRDHWLLVKENGRRPQTCPHTADKLEDWLHLIASGAGLDTAPAVIANYFPWPTIAYVPLVDAEPSTLAIARRRDDDNPLVTELIDLVLEITTLQVGELASA
- a CDS encoding ferredoxin; translated protein: MKVHVDMNLCQSHGECVFPAPDIFELGDDDVLVWKEDVDESRRADVEAAVNACPMMAIRIEG
- a CDS encoding 3-oxoacyl-ACP synthase III family protein, with protein sequence MPTALLRTDDLPAPAVAPARRVRWAGIAGLGAALPAESVPVADVAARVGVEPEWITRRTGIHALRRLPQDGTLCDLGEAAAREALADAGVEASELDAVLVATASADAVMPCAAPLIAGRLGAGRAMAWDVNLACTGFLAGLEQGAALIESGRAKCVLLIAADALGRFTDHDDRKTAALFADGAGAVVLTAGAGMRLGASTLWSEPDEAGALVVGHDDRLVRMDGQAVFARAVDGMERCCRMVLADAGLHVNDIDLVVPHQANARITRTLSERLSLPADRVADTIAQVGNTGAASIPLALHTARTEGRIPAPGGLMLFTAFGAGFAAGAVLVES
- a CDS encoding haloalkane dehalogenase, with the translated sequence MEILRTPDERFEGLEGWAHESRYAEVGDGGLRMAYVDEGPRDGRPVLLLHGEPSWSYLYRSMIAPLADAGLRVIAPDLIGFGRSDKPAAREDYTYASHMMWLTRLVVDVLDLQDVTLFGQDWGGLLGLRLAAEQEDRFAAIVASNTFLPTGDRDLGEGFERWRDFALSVPEFPVGVIVNGGTGRDLSPAEIAAYDAPFPDESYKSGARRFPALVPASPEDPAAPANRAAWEVLDRWQKPFVCAFGDQDPITRGADRVLRERIPGAAGQPHETLTGAAHFSQEDAGPRLAEIVLAVAGATTTA
- a CDS encoding fumarylacetoacetate hydrolase family protein, which encodes MTAARRVRVDVEGTPAWGRREGDEIVLDDGRRLAEADATYLAPVTPSKIIAVHLTYRSRVDEYRANTPPAPSYFMKPPTTLNGHRGTINRPHGAEFLNYEGELAVVIGKRMKGVGVDDVLDHVAGYAPANDVGLHDFRHADRGAMLRVKGQDGFLPIGPEVVPASEFDPTNFELTTTLNGEVVQQATADDLIWGVAYQLADLNRLITLEPGDVILSGTPANSRPMDVGDVVAVEISGLGRVESTVVDWDVDLTQVGDQMETSANTLHVALAIPEDEAERMAAERSKV